ACACCCAGTAGTTAACTGAAAGAGCTAAACCACAAGGCTTAATGTCTTTAAACAAAATCAAATTTTaatgtgattttttttaaaagcacataATGAAACACTACATTTTGTAATTACATAAGTTGTAAAGTCCGAACTGTATTGTCGTTCGACCGAAGAGATTCTTTACACATTGTGAGATCTTGAAGGTTTGTTTACTTTTTCAGGGATTAACCCAAAGGTatgccacagccctctggaatacaCATCATTTTCTTCTCAATATTTCAGCAACTCTTCTCAGGCCCAACGATTCGTCCACATCTTTCCATTAGCTTTTGGTAAATTGAGCCTCCAATACTTGatgtctctggattactcagcACAAGATTGAGCCTCACTGCCTTGTTGTGACTTTGGGCAGACAGATTTCTTTTTCCAACCAGCGCCCAGATCTTCTTCACTCCTCATTTCAAGCTCACTGTTGAAGCTGATTGCTTCCACAACCAGAGAAACCAACTGTGCCGGTCACTGTAGGTTTCTTCATCTAGCTCCAAGCTAGGTAAACCTTCCAGCTTTTTTTCCCCTCACGAAATCCAAGGAAACTTGAAAATACAGTAGACCAAATCTTCAATTGCCTTCTGTGAGAAATGCCCAGATAAATCCAACAAAAGAACCTCCCAAACCCTACAACCCACCTTCATGGCAATGTGATATGTTCATAGAGGTTCCAAACACAAAAGCAAAGTAAATATGATTTACCTTCAAAGCAACCTTTCATTCTATGATCCACATTAAATATGAATTAGATTTTCACAACAACTCTCAAAGAGAATAAGTGGGCTGGAAACAAACTTATGAGATCAACCAGTCCAGCAGGAATGAACCGTCCCACTTCTATTAGCTGTCAGATTGAACATGatccagtgatgggagtgagaaacaacagaaataacagCAAAATTCGAACCCTGTAATCACTGGTGAGCTTGCTCAGGTCTCAGTTCAGATAACCGACTGAATCTCTACCCACACAGGGAGCTGGAGAattgtctctccccagtgtgaactcgttggtatgTCAGCAGACTGGATGACCAGGTGAATCCCTGCCCCCACACATAGGCAACTGGTCAAgaacctctccccggtgtgaactcacggATGTGTTAGCCGATTGTACGAACTGTTGCTAACACAATTATATCTTTGTTTTTCAAACAAGGTGAAGAAGCAGTGCACAATATTTTAgatgtggcctcgccaaggccctgcgctgcttccattccccTTCTACTAGCAAACCAACgttttgtgattcctgtaccaggacacccagatctctctgtaccacttaGTATTGCAATCTCACTCCATTTAAATAGGATGCTGTTTCTCTACTCCTCTTGCCAAAGTGAAAAAGTTCATATtctctcacattatattccatctgcattTTCCCCCACACACTTAACCTGCCTGCATCTTTTTGTagacatagcatcatagaatttacagtgcagaaggaggccattcggcccatcaaggctgcactggccctccgaaagagcacctacttatccccacccttccaccctatccttCTAACCGTTCTAACCAAGCAGTTAAACTGGGACTcactaacatctcatctgaaagatggtacctccaGCAGAGCAGCACTACCGCAGTGCTGCACTGCAGTATCAGCCCTGAGTTTTGTTCTACAGTCCTGAATGGGAAGATGAGCTCAGAACTTTGGAACTCAAGAGGTAGGAGAATTACCCACTGAGTTCTGACTGACAGTGAAGGTGAAGAGGACTGGGAGGAGGTATGTGTGGAGCATCAAAACCATCGCAGaccaggtgggccgaatggcctgtttctttgaTGTCCATTCTATGTCATTTCAACCAGTGGAACATTTCAGACACGGAATGATCAATTTCATATTAAGGATTGTTTGGGTGTAATGCTGAAAGCAAACTTTTTTTGTAAAATAATTTCAGCTGAGTTGCCCTGAATGAATGAGGAGAGATCACAGGCAGCAGTTCTTAAAGAGACAGCAGTTCTGAAAGAGACACCTATCACCCAGAAAATCTGCACTCAACTGATCCCACATCAATGATATCACGCAGGTTGTTCAATCCAAATCTGGTTTATTTGACCTAAATCGAGAATATTAAACTCCAGTCCAGTTCCAGTCCTGTAACTTCAGCAGAATGAAACTCCAAGTGGCAGACTGAATATGGTTTGGTCCTGAATAGCAGCAACAACAGTAAaatccttctccctctcaaatgtttgttccccacacactccctcttccTTGTTGATTTTGACACTGATTCATCCGAATATCcgcctcctgcttttccccaattctcctcccctgaaggtgctgactccctggTTCAGTTTCACTCTCATCTATTGCCCTGCCCAATGtgtcacccaggtgtctaaatctttacacctgaagttaacaaatTGTTTTCGAGGGGGAACCTCATAATCAAATCCAgtgatttcattttcatttcatttcagtgactACCGACATGTGCTTTGTGTCAGGGTGGGGTCACTgcgtctccccctcctctcccctcccgcccctttccatcccagtcccaggagtttgGAGGCTGGGATCCGGGTGAGAAATGGCAGCCGTAATTCCCACAACCCCCCGCGCTGGAGAAACCGCTCGACCGCTGCGCGGGCAGCCTggaactgcgcatgtccaagggtgatgtaaaatggcgcatgtgcaggaatggACCTTTTACATTGGCCAAATGGTCGGCGCATCTGGAGGTAAATGTGCTTCCAGTGCCACATGACTTCCGTTGCCCATTGTTCTTTGGCGGCGCGGAGCCAATAGCAAGCTTTGACAGACCGGAAGGACATTGGCTCTCCAGCCTATCAGAGCGCGGGCATTGTGTGAATGAAGATTAAGCTTCACACAGTCTGaaccctcctcctgtctccaatatctgtgagtaaaacactttattttcaccccctttccatttcttttctcattctggcaTTCAACTGTGGCCTTGCAGGAACATTCTGCTGTATCTTAACCAACTGAAACATCTATTAGATATATTTGTATTTTGATGGGGGAAGAGctaactggtggcgatttaacctgagaatcaccacacctcaggcgaggggcaaagttgagaaggtgggcccttcatgaataacctcagccagcacaGGAATTTAACcacctctgtatcacaaaccaactgtccagccaacagaTCGAAACAAAATATCTAAACATGTATCAGTCTGGCAGCCTACATGAAGATTTTCAGTCTGTGTCCAGGACTGGAAGCAGAAGCATGGATCTgttaatcagcctgaatcagcatcttcaggagaattgggaggggtaataccagagtgagaatggagggagagtgcgtgGGGCGGACTTTACAGCTTCTGGGGAATGAgaaagaggaaagaatgttccatagaaactagaattgtctgttctgaatttctatcctgcactgacagtaATGAATTTTGAAACTCTTTTTACAGGATACttcaaggggaggatttacaggcaGGAAACGAAGACGAaatatcacatcaagatctgactgtCACTCAATTTTTCGGGTCCTGAAAATCATCAGTCTTTGAATAGAGGAGAAATATTTGACTgttctgacaaagggtcatctggactcaaaacgttagctcttttctctccctacagatgctgccagacctgctgagattttccagcattttctctttggtttttggCTGTTCTGTgttcttcaaaagattttaaacattcgtgtgactggaaaagcaacaggacacacacacacacccgagtgagagtgttccagcttTAACCATTTACACAGCTTGAAAAAAACATTATCATATGGAGCCACATTTGTTCGGTGCGTGAAGACTTCATTTGATGGTCTAACATGGGGAGACAcaaggacacctgcaccatggagaaaccatggaaatgtggagaatgtgggaagggattcatatccccatcgaagctggaaattcatcgacgtagccacaccggggagagaccattcacctgctctgactgtgggaaggcattcactcagttatctagcatgctgatgcaccagcgagttcacaccggggagagaccattcacttgctcagaGTGTGGGAGGGGTTTTGCTCAATTATCCAAACTGCAGAGGCACCAAcaaattcacaccagggagagaccgttcacctgcactgagtgtgggaagggattcagagattcATTCACCTTGTtggcccaccagcgagttcacactggggagaagccgtttacctgttctgactgtgggaagggatttacttatttatgcaacctgctgacacaccagcgagttcacactgaggagagaccattcagctgctctcactgcacaaaaagGTTTAGAACGTCATCTAACCTGCTGGAACAtcagcgagctcacactggggagaggccattcacctgctctgactgtgggcagGGGTTTACCCGGTCATCCAAACTGCAGAGACACCAacagattcacactggggagagaccattcacctgcggtgattgtgggaagagattcagagatTCATCtgcactgctgacacaccagcgagttcacactggagagagaccgttcacctgctctgagtgtgggaaacgATTCCGAGATTCATCCAACCTGATGAGACACCAGCGAGCTcattctggggagagaccgttcacctgctctgagtgtgaaaagggattcactcaattttcacacctgctgagacaccagcgagttcaccagTGATTAcagaggttggattctgctgttattgctgctgttgatcacacccaggactgaaccatgttcattctgacacttggtgaagtgggaggttcggagggtttcttcctgctggactggccggtctcacaacttggcttccagtgggctgatgctctttga
This portion of the Scyliorhinus torazame isolate Kashiwa2021f chromosome 5, sScyTor2.1, whole genome shotgun sequence genome encodes:
- the LOC140418027 gene encoding uncharacterized protein — protein: MEKPWKCEDCGKGFIAPSVLEIHRRSHTGERPFTCSQCGKGFTLLSDLQRHQRVHTGERPFTCSQCGKGFTQLSDLQKHQRVHTGERPFTCSQCGKGYTQLSHLRSHQWVHTGERPFTCSQCETGFTQLSDLQRHQRVHTGERPFTCSQCGKGCTQLSHLQAHQRVHTGERPFTCSQCEKRFSRLSTLQRHQRVHTGERPFICSHCGEGFTWLSSLRTHQRVHTGESPFTCSEWSNMGRHKDTCTMEKPWKCGECGKGFISPSKLEIHRRSHTGERPFTCSDCGKAFTQLSSMLMHQRVHTGERPFTCSECGRGFAQLSKLQRHQQIHTRERPFTCTECGKGFRDSFTLLAHQRVHTGEKPFTCSDCGKGFTYLCNLLTHQRVHTEERPFSCSHCTKRFRTSSNLLEHQRAHTGERPFTCSDCGQGFTRSSKLQRHQQIHTGERPFTCGDCGKRFRDSSALLTHQRVHTGERPFTCSECGKRFRDSSNLMRHQRAHSGERPFTCSECEKGFTQFSHLLRHQRVHQ